One Syntrophobacterales bacterium genomic region harbors:
- a CDS encoding NAD(+) synthase, whose product MENGGEFFNLYKHGFIRTAVCLPEVRVADVSFNTSQTIDLAKKAAEQRCIFALFPELGLSAYSNDDLFQQEALLDGVLAAIQKVARETKDLNVIIAIGAPLRLDCRLFNAGIVLYRGKIEGVALKSYLPNYREFYEVRQFCPAEEAISKTIALCGQEDIPCGADLIFTVANIPHLRLFLEMCEDLWVPIPPSSFAALAGATVIGNLSASNATIGKAEYRRSLAADQSARCLTAYLYAAAGPGESTTDLAWDGHAMIFENGNMLAQSERFADNSQIITADIDLDRLVQDRMRQTTFSKNAFTHKERLTQFRTVAIKTDQTEERLLLKRQYARFPYIPSDPAMRDERCCEAYSIQVQGLSQRLKSSGIGKVAIGVSGGLDSTHAIIVAVRTMDMLKLPRANVLAYTMPGFATSDKTHKNALRLMKSLGVEVNEIDIRPSCMQMLKDIGHPFAEGKAVYDVTFENIQAGERTSHLFRIANNRNALVVGTGDLSELALGWCTYGVGDHISHYNVNSSVPKTLIQHLIRWVAKSAQHSPETAAILLDILETEISPELIPGGQDAQPFQKTEEIVGPYELQDFNTFYITRFGYLPIKIAFMAYCAWRDKTKGEWPDVPLEKRNQYTIGEIRHWLDVFLYRFFQTSQFKRSCIPNGPKVGSGGSLSPRGDYRAPSDSQAAVWLENAKNIPESDEEL is encoded by the coding sequence ATGGAAAACGGCGGAGAATTTTTCAATCTCTACAAGCACGGCTTTATCAGAACAGCCGTCTGCCTGCCTGAGGTTCGGGTGGCCGATGTATCCTTCAACACCTCGCAGACAATTGACCTGGCGAAAAAAGCGGCGGAGCAGAGGTGCATCTTCGCCCTTTTCCCGGAGCTGGGACTGTCGGCTTACTCCAACGACGATCTCTTTCAGCAGGAGGCTCTGCTCGACGGCGTCCTTGCGGCAATCCAAAAAGTCGCCCGCGAAACCAAAGACCTCAATGTAATTATCGCGATCGGCGCCCCCTTGCGGCTGGACTGCCGTCTTTTTAACGCGGGAATCGTGCTTTATCGAGGGAAAATCGAGGGAGTTGCGCTGAAGTCATATCTCCCCAATTACCGGGAGTTTTACGAAGTCAGGCAGTTTTGCCCCGCTGAAGAAGCCATTTCAAAAACAATCGCGTTATGCGGTCAGGAAGATATCCCCTGCGGCGCCGACCTCATTTTCACCGTTGCCAACATCCCCCACCTCCGCCTTTTTCTGGAGATGTGCGAAGACCTCTGGGTGCCAATCCCGCCTTCATCGTTTGCCGCCCTGGCCGGCGCCACCGTCATCGGCAACCTTTCCGCCTCCAACGCCACCATCGGCAAGGCCGAATACCGCCGCAGTTTAGCCGCCGACCAGTCCGCCCGCTGTCTCACCGCCTATCTTTACGCGGCGGCAGGCCCGGGAGAATCAACGACCGATCTGGCGTGGGATGGACACGCCATGATCTTTGAAAACGGCAATATGCTTGCCCAATCAGAGCGCTTCGCGGATAATTCCCAGATAATAACAGCCGACATCGATTTGGACCGTCTTGTTCAGGATCGCATGCGGCAAACTACCTTCAGTAAAAATGCCTTCACCCACAAGGAAAGACTTACACAGTTCCGAACTGTTGCAATAAAGACCGACCAGACAGAGGAACGTCTGCTGCTCAAGCGCCAATACGCCCGGTTTCCCTATATCCCGTCTGACCCGGCCATGCGCGATGAACGCTGCTGCGAGGCTTACAGCATTCAGGTTCAGGGACTCTCGCAGCGGCTCAAATCCTCCGGCATCGGAAAAGTGGCGATCGGGGTATCCGGGGGCTTGGACTCCACGCACGCCATCATCGTCGCCGTCCGGACGATGGATATGCTGAAGCTGCCCCGGGCGAATGTTCTGGCCTACACGATGCCGGGATTTGCGACATCCGACAAAACGCACAAAAACGCCCTTCGGCTCATGAAATCACTCGGCGTGGAAGTCAACGAAATTGACATCCGTCCAAGCTGCATGCAGATGCTCAAGGATATCGGCCACCCGTTTGCAGAGGGAAAGGCCGTTTACGACGTCACCTTTGAAAACATCCAGGCCGGTGAAAGAACATCGCACCTCTTCCGAATCGCCAACAATAGAAACGCCCTGGTAGTAGGCACCGGAGACCTGAGCGAACTGGCGCTCGGCTGGTGCACCTACGGCGTCGGCGATCATATTTCCCACTATAACGTCAACTCCAGCGTTCCCAAAACGCTGATTCAGCATCTCATCCGCTGGGTGGCGAAATCAGCCCAGCACTCACCAGAGACGGCAGCAATCCTGCTCGACATCCTGGAGACGGAAATCAGCCCGGAGTTGATCCCGGGAGGACAAGACGCGCAGCCCTTCCAGAAAACGGAGGAGATCGTCGGCCCTTACGAACTTCAGGATTTCAATACCTTCTACATAACAAGATTCGGTTATCTGCCGATAAAAATCGCCTTTATGGCCTACTGCGCCTGGCGCGACAAGACAAAGGGAGAATGGCCCGATGTGCCATTGGAGAAGCGAAACCAGTACACAATCGGCGAGATTCGCCACTGGCTGGATGTTTTTCTGTACCGCTTTTTTCAGACCAGTCAGTTCAAGCGCTCCTGCATCCCCAACGGCCCGAAGGTCGGCTCCGGCGGCTCGCTGTCGCCCCGGGGGGACTACCGCGCCCCCAGCGACTCCCAGGCCGCCGTCTGGCTGGAGAATGCGAAAAATATACCGGAGAGTGATGAAGAGTTATGA
- the folE2 gene encoding GTP cyclohydrolase FolE2, producing MIDIQNLKDERNVNIQKVGVKGLKYPITVLDKTRKTQQVNATISMYVSLLHHFKGTHMSRFVEVLNEIREQVNIRTFHDILEKIRVKLHAESAHIEIAFPYFIEKTAPRSGAKSMMEYHCRFLGTRDHTGMDFIVGVDVPVTTVCPCSRAISLVGAHNQRSIVTVLVRFQKFFWIEDLIKLIEVSASSDVYSLLKRVDEKFVTEQGYNNPMFVEDIVRNVAVRLNHDSNFQWYKVEAENFESIHNHSAYAYVEKE from the coding sequence ATGATCGACATACAGAATCTAAAAGATGAGCGGAATGTCAACATCCAGAAGGTAGGGGTAAAGGGTCTTAAATACCCGATAACCGTTTTGGACAAAACCCGCAAAACCCAGCAGGTCAATGCGACCATCAGCATGTATGTAAGTCTCCTCCACCATTTCAAGGGGACGCACATGAGCCGTTTTGTCGAAGTGCTGAACGAAATCAGGGAGCAGGTCAACATCCGGACGTTCCACGACATTCTGGAAAAAATCCGGGTAAAACTGCATGCCGAATCGGCGCATATCGAGATCGCATTCCCCTACTTCATAGAAAAGACTGCGCCTCGCTCGGGCGCAAAGAGCATGATGGAGTATCATTGCCGTTTTCTCGGAACCCGCGACCATACAGGAATGGATTTCATCGTCGGGGTAGATGTTCCCGTGACAACGGTCTGTCCCTGTTCCCGGGCAATCAGCCTTGTCGGCGCCCACAACCAGCGCAGCATCGTGACGGTGCTGGTGCGTTTCCAGAAATTCTTCTGGATCGAAGATCTTATCAAGCTGATCGAAGTTTCCGCCAGCAGCGATGTCTATTCCCTGCTCAAGAGGGTTGATGAAAAATTCGTTACCGAGCAGGGATACAATAATCCCATGTTTGTGGAGGATATCGTCCGCAATGTAGCGGTGCGCCTCAACCATGATTCCAACTTCCAGTGGTACAAGGTAGAGGCCGAAAACTTCGAAAGCATCCACAATCACAGCGCTTATGCTTACGTTGAGAAGGAATAG
- the queD gene encoding 6-carboxytetrahydropterin synthase QueD, giving the protein MFEVTIRKSFAAAHQLRDIGGKCEGLHGHNFTVEVSAGAQALNKDGLLLDFRLLKRWTNEILEELDHKYLNELPCLKDLNPSSEVIAQFMFERLAEKAKSANAPITRVTVWESEDACVSYSL; this is encoded by the coding sequence ATGTTCGAAGTGACGATAAGAAAATCTTTTGCTGCGGCCCATCAGTTGCGCGACATTGGCGGAAAGTGCGAGGGACTGCACGGACATAATTTCACCGTCGAGGTTTCAGCGGGGGCACAGGCTCTGAACAAGGACGGCCTGCTGCTCGATTTTCGCCTGCTGAAACGCTGGACAAACGAAATACTTGAGGAACTTGATCATAAATACTTGAATGAGTTGCCCTGTTTAAAAGACCTCAATCCCTCTTCGGAGGTCATCGCCCAATTCATGTTTGAAAGATTGGCGGAAAAGGCCAAATCCGCCAACGCCCCCATTACCCGCGTCACCGTCTGGGAATCGGAGGACGCTTGCGTATCCTACAGCCTATGA
- a CDS encoding MFS transporter produces the protein MKTETQSDFVWLTGICLSRSFFALIFTAYSAALPLLKTDWEMSASQAGLIQSAWHAGYLISLFMVGFIADRYGAKKTYLVGSVLAALSALIFAFFADGFVSGFLLYGFTGLCSGASYTPGLTLVAERYSPLKRGRAMGWFLAAASLGYGISLFLSGILMPRVGWQGSFLATACGPLVAMMISFWTLRATPNVVHPHEKELTGISALWAVWKNKPAMLLIWAYVFHAWELLGLWAWLPAYLTASLVQKGAMSIQAAGFGALFTALTYITSMSGSIYGGALSDRRGRTRTILWGACLSIMCSFTFGWMMTLPLWLLVLVASLYNVTAIADSSVYSTALTELVPPPYLGAAYALRSVLGFGAGIVSPWVFGLVLDWMRGEPFSSETMAWGLAWTALGVGAVLGPLMTLMLRAMPESQKMAGGKK, from the coding sequence TTGAAAACAGAAACACAAAGCGACTTCGTCTGGCTTACCGGGATATGCTTGAGCCGCAGTTTTTTTGCGTTGATTTTTACCGCCTACTCGGCGGCGCTGCCGCTGCTGAAAACCGATTGGGAGATGTCGGCAAGCCAGGCTGGACTGATACAATCAGCCTGGCATGCCGGGTATCTTATATCGCTTTTTATGGTCGGTTTCATTGCCGATCGCTACGGCGCTAAGAAAACGTATCTTGTCGGCAGCGTTCTGGCCGCCTTAAGCGCGCTGATCTTTGCGTTTTTTGCCGACGGCTTTGTCTCCGGTTTTCTCCTTTACGGTTTTACCGGATTATGTTCGGGAGCCTCCTATACCCCGGGCCTCACCCTTGTTGCCGAGCGCTACTCACCCCTGAAGCGTGGCCGCGCCATGGGCTGGTTTCTTGCCGCCGCGTCGCTGGGGTACGGCATATCGCTGTTTTTGAGCGGCATTTTAATGCCCAGGGTCGGCTGGCAGGGTTCTTTCCTTGCCACTGCGTGCGGACCGCTTGTCGCAATGATGATCTCGTTCTGGACCCTGCGTGCGACACCCAACGTGGTTCATCCGCACGAAAAGGAACTCACTGGCATCAGCGCGCTTTGGGCCGTCTGGAAAAACAAGCCGGCCATGCTTCTGATCTGGGCTTATGTATTTCATGCGTGGGAATTGCTCGGGTTATGGGCATGGCTGCCCGCATATTTGACGGCGTCTCTCGTCCAGAAGGGCGCCATGTCCATTCAGGCTGCCGGTTTCGGGGCCCTCTTCACCGCCCTCACCTACATTACCAGCATGAGCGGCAGCATTTACGGCGGCGCCCTTTCGGATCGCCGGGGAAGAACCAGAACTATTCTCTGGGGCGCCTGCCTGAGCATCATGTGCTCCTTTACGTTCGGATGGATGATGACTCTGCCGCTGTGGCTCCTGGTGTTGGTGGCTTCGCTCTACAACGTTACCGCCATTGCCGACTCGTCGGTCTATTCAACGGCGCTTACCGAACTGGTTCCCCCCCCCTATCTGGGCGCCGCTTATGCGTTGCGCTCGGTACTGGGTTTCGGCGCCGGGATCGTCAGCCCCTGGGTGTTCGGGCTTGTGCTCGACTGGATGCGCGGCGAACCGTTTAGCTCGGAGACGATGGCGTGGGGGCTGGCGTGGACGGCGTTGGGCGTCGGCGCAGTCCTGGGGCCGCTGATGACTTTAATGTTGCGGGCAATGCCGGAGTCGCAAAAGATGGCGGGCGGAAAAAAATAA
- a CDS encoding HEPN domain-containing protein has translation MCHQATEKLLKAHYQLIKGTMPPKTHNLLFLLKETALFDSSSDRQKAFMKMLLPMNIETRYPEYKDRMFKSLEPIAKLFVIPESGA, from the coding sequence ATGTGCCATCAAGCTACCGAGAAGTTACTGAAGGCCCATTATCAGTTGATCAAAGGAACAATGCCACCCAAGACTCACAATCTCCTTTTCCTGCTCAAGGAAACGGCTCTGTTTGATTCTTCATCGGACCGGCAGAAGGCTTTTATGAAGATGTTGCTGCCGATGAATATTGAAACCAGGTATCCTGAATACAAGGACAGAATGTTTAAATCGCTGGAGCCAATTGCAAAACTATTTGTCATTCCCGAAAGCGGAGCTTAA
- a CDS encoding nucleotidyltransferase domain-containing protein, with translation MDKGEVVQKAKSYARAARDVVKFDKAVLFGSYVNGRPEEHSDIDVGLFMDRLDDRVDYLKLMSRLYHVAMDIDVLIEPHLFIRGEDKSGFGKEIERIGFVLIGDSD, from the coding sequence ATGGATAAGGGAGAAGTTGTCCAAAAGGCAAAAAGTTATGCAAGAGCCGCCCGGGATGTCGTAAAATTCGACAAGGCCGTACTATTCGGTTCATACGTGAATGGCAGACCGGAGGAACACAGCGATATAGATGTCGGTCTCTTCATGGACAGACTGGACGACCGGGTGGATTACCTGAAGCTTATGTCGAGGCTTTACCATGTGGCTATGGATATCGACGTGCTGATCGAACCCCACCTTTTCATTCGTGGCGAGGATAAATCCGGCTTTGGCAAGGAAATCGAGAGAATAGGATTTGTGTTAATCGGGGATAGCGACTAA
- a CDS encoding transposase — MARLPRIVVPQYPHHIVQRGNRRMDVFFTDEDRLRYLDYLEAACRKYGVEINKSVAVPDYRAIMINIS; from the coding sequence ATGGCGCGCCTGCCCCGCATAGTTGTTCCGCAGTATCCGCACCACATTGTGCAGCGCGGCAACCGCCGCATGGACGTATTTTTCACGGACGAGGATCGGCTGAGATATCTGGATTATCTCGAGGCAGCCTGTCGGAAATACGGGGTTGAGATAAATAAATCGGTGGCTGTCCCCGATTATCGAGCGATTATGATAAATATCAGTTGA
- a CDS encoding ATP-binding protein: MIERELYQQIAPVIDSPEAVIITGMRRVGKTTLLRRIWEGIPSGNKLFLDLENPINRKHFEHEDFERVLDGFKYLGLDTRERGFVFLDEIQFVRTLPPIVKYLGDHYNLKFFLTGSTSFYLKNLFSESLSGRKYLFELFPLSFREFLAMKGIVRVLPVGAEQVTPVIHADLSRHYDEYLHFGGFPGVVAKEAMNEKTMMLDDIFSSYFQLEVMQLSDFRKTNVIRDMILLLMERAGSKLDIQKLAKELGVSRATVYEYLSFLEQTYLIRLIRPFSRNRDAEIRNAPKVYLCDTGLLNRFARVSEGALFENAVFTSLARKAEVHYYQRKSGVEIDFVVDKQHAYEVKLRPSLRDVKRLESLAGELGLEQWHIVSKNYTDMRNCVYGFMTE, encoded by the coding sequence ATGATAGAGAGAGAACTTTACCAGCAGATTGCGCCTGTTATTGACTCGCCGGAGGCCGTCATCATTACGGGAATGCGCCGTGTCGGCAAGACTACACTGCTGCGCCGAATATGGGAGGGAATACCTTCCGGAAACAAGCTATTTTTGGATCTCGAAAATCCCATCAACCGCAAGCACTTTGAACATGAGGACTTTGAACGGGTTTTGGACGGTTTCAAATATCTCGGGTTGGACACGCGTGAGCGAGGATTCGTATTTCTGGATGAGATCCAGTTCGTCCGGACGCTTCCTCCTATAGTTAAGTATCTCGGCGACCATTATAATCTGAAATTCTTTCTTACCGGTTCGACAAGCTTTTATCTGAAGAACCTGTTTTCCGAATCCTTGTCGGGCAGGAAATACCTCTTTGAGCTTTTTCCCTTAAGCTTCCGCGAATTTCTGGCGATGAAAGGCATCGTCCGGGTACTGCCTGTCGGAGCGGAGCAGGTCACCCCGGTTATCCATGCTGACCTTAGTCGGCATTATGACGAGTACTTGCATTTCGGCGGCTTTCCCGGCGTAGTGGCAAAGGAAGCGATGAATGAAAAAACGATGATGCTCGACGACATCTTTTCCTCATATTTTCAATTGGAAGTGATGCAGCTTAGCGACTTCAGGAAAACAAATGTTATAAGGGACATGATCCTGCTGCTCATGGAACGGGCGGGTTCCAAACTCGACATCCAGAAACTTGCAAAAGAACTGGGGGTCTCACGGGCCACTGTTTACGAATACCTCTCATTTCTCGAACAGACTTACCTGATACGGCTGATCAGGCCGTTCAGCCGCAACCGGGATGCCGAGATACGAAATGCGCCCAAGGTATATCTTTGCGATACGGGCTTGCTGAACCGGTTCGCGCGCGTTAGCGAGGGCGCTTTGTTCGAGAACGCCGTTTTTACCTCCCTTGCCAGAAAGGCCGAGGTGCATTACTACCAGCGTAAAAGCGGCGTGGAGATCGATTTCGTCGTGGATAAGCAACATGCCTACGAAGTGAAACTCAGGCCATCCCTCCGGGACGTGAAGCGCTTGGAGTCTCTGGCGGGCGAATTGGGCCTGGAGCAGTGGCATATCGTATCCAAAAATTACACAGATATGCGAAATTGCGTTTATGGATTTATGACCGAATGA
- the hemE gene encoding uroporphyrinogen decarboxylase: MSRADRYLNACKKTSVDCTPVWIMRQAGRYLEEYRAVRTKHSFIEVCKTPELAVELTLQPVRRFEIDAAIIFADILLPLEKMGIDFEFTKDDGPRINNTVRTRADVEKIRAINPMEEMSYLMDAIRMAKRELNGVVPLIGFSGAPFTLASYITEGGGSRNYLFTKTMMYREPATWHLLMEKLTDMVIVYLNDQIKAGVQAVQVFDSWVGCLSQVDYREFVLPHQKRLMASLDASVPHVHFAFNASHLLELIKEAGGDVIGLDWRIELDAAWKTLNYESGVQGNLDPVALYGSREYIKRRVAEILAKAENRNGHIFNLGHGILPTAPIDNVKYMIDLVHELSARK; the protein is encoded by the coding sequence ATGTCGAGAGCCGATAGATATCTGAATGCCTGTAAAAAAACGAGTGTGGATTGTACGCCGGTCTGGATTATGAGGCAGGCGGGGCGCTACCTTGAGGAGTACCGAGCGGTGAGAACCAAGCACAGCTTCATCGAGGTGTGCAAGACGCCGGAACTTGCCGTTGAGCTCACACTGCAGCCCGTTCGGCGCTTTGAAATCGATGCCGCCATCATCTTTGCCGATATCCTGCTGCCGCTGGAAAAGATGGGGATTGATTTTGAATTTACCAAGGACGACGGTCCCCGGATCAACAACACCGTCCGGACGCGGGCCGATGTGGAAAAAATCCGGGCGATCAACCCGATGGAAGAGATGTCCTACCTGATGGACGCCATCCGGATGGCGAAGCGCGAGCTGAACGGCGTAGTCCCGCTGATCGGTTTTTCGGGCGCGCCGTTCACTCTGGCGAGCTACATCACCGAGGGAGGCGGTTCCCGGAACTATCTGTTCACAAAAACCATGATGTACCGCGAACCCGCAACCTGGCATCTGCTGATGGAGAAACTGACCGACATGGTCATTGTTTACCTGAATGACCAGATCAAGGCGGGCGTTCAGGCGGTGCAGGTGTTCGACAGTTGGGTCGGCTGCCTCTCGCAGGTCGATTATCGGGAGTTTGTGCTGCCCCACCAGAAACGCCTGATGGCTTCGCTGGACGCCTCTGTGCCGCACGTTCATTTTGCCTTCAACGCTTCGCATCTGCTCGAACTGATTAAGGAGGCCGGGGGCGATGTGATCGGGCTGGATTGGCGCATCGAGCTCGACGCGGCCTGGAAGACGCTGAATTATGAGTCCGGAGTCCAGGGAAACCTCGATCCGGTGGCCCTCTACGGTTCGCGCGAATACATCAAACGCCGGGTTGCGGAGATCCTCGCCAAGGCGGAGAACCGCAACGGTCATATCTTCAACCTCGGCCACGGCATCCTGCCGACCGCGCCGATCGACAACGTGAAATACATGATCGACCTTGTCCATGAGCTGAGTGCAAGAAAATGA
- the hemH gene encoding ferrochelatase: MKTAVILVTLGGPRAPEEIPEFIRNFVGRELPPPALKAVIERYRLIGGFSPLACITEEQARVLEEALGGGYFCLPAFRHVRPSIESALDNAAAQGAERILFLLLSPFYTSVTTGNYIDVAKAHIARISLSTPVDFIHSWYGEPLFIESWVEQIRGGGIDERAFYLFSAHSLPLKYADEPYRRQIEETVERVAASAGIRNHALGWQSIPERQPEPWITPIVEDKIDFIAASGFKEIIQVPIGFTADHIETLFDIDITHRQYALAKGLSFRRIASLNAGAAFIRALKEVVTKFEHYER; the protein is encoded by the coding sequence ATGAAAACCGCTGTCATCCTTGTGACCCTCGGCGGCCCCCGCGCCCCGGAGGAAATACCGGAGTTCATCAGAAATTTTGTCGGCAGGGAACTTCCCCCGCCGGCGCTGAAGGCCGTCATCGAGCGCTACCGCTTGATCGGCGGTTTTTCGCCGCTTGCCTGCATTACCGAGGAACAGGCAAGAGTCCTGGAGGAGGCGCTGGGCGGCGGGTATTTCTGTCTTCCCGCCTTTCGCCATGTCCGGCCTTCGATTGAAAGTGCCCTGGATAATGCCGCGGCGCAGGGTGCGGAGCGGATTCTGTTTCTGCTGCTCTCTCCCTTCTACACGAGCGTCACCACCGGTAATTACATTGATGTTGCAAAAGCCCACATCGCCAGGATATCCCTCTCCACACCGGTTGATTTCATCCACAGTTGGTATGGAGAACCGCTCTTTATCGAAAGCTGGGTGGAGCAGATTCGCGGCGGGGGGATCGACGAGCGGGCCTTTTATCTCTTTTCGGCGCACAGTTTGCCGCTGAAATATGCAGACGAGCCGTACCGGCGGCAGATCGAGGAAACCGTCGAGCGGGTTGCCGCAAGCGCCGGCATCCGGAACCATGCGCTTGGCTGGCAGAGCATCCCGGAGCGTCAGCCGGAGCCGTGGATCACCCCGATCGTCGAGGATAAAATTGATTTCATCGCCGCCTCCGGGTTTAAAGAGATCATCCAGGTTCCGATCGGCTTCACCGCCGACCATATCGAAACTCTCTTCGATATTGACATCACCCACCGGCAATACGCCCTGGCAAAGGGGCTTTCCTTCCGGCGCATTGCCTCTCTCAATGCCGGCGCTGCTTTCATCCGGGCCTTGAAAGAGGTCGTAACCAAGTTTGAGCACTATGAACGATAA